In Anabrus simplex isolate iqAnaSimp1 chromosome 14, ASM4041472v1, whole genome shotgun sequence, a genomic segment contains:
- the LOC136885308 gene encoding NADH dehydrogenase [ubiquinone] 1 alpha subcomplex subunit 7-like: MAGKKAVEHRNVSPLLQYLRNFLLGRKHIRNHRFPDQVSPRTQPQPQLPDGPSHKLAGNYYYKRDPRREVPRSTVLFDSQDTKRIESEEEVTCPEEVEEDECTCPKDIPKPGNVWKWD; encoded by the coding sequence ATGGCTGGTAAAAAGGCAGTAGAACACAGAAACGTATCTCCACTTCTTCAGTACTTGCGCAATTTTTTACTGGGCcgaaaacatatcagaaaccatCGGTTCCCCGATCAAGTATCTCCTAGAACACAACCTCAGCCACAATTGCCAGATGGACCTTCTCATAAGCTAGCTGGCAACTATTACTACAAACGTGACCCAAGACGTGAAGTTCCTCGATCTACAGTATTGTTTGATTCCCAAGATACTAAGCGAATAGAAAGTGAAGAAGAAGTAACTTGTCCTGAAGAAGTCGAAGAAGACGAGTGCACGTGTCCGAAAGATATTCCAAAACCAGGTAACGTCTGGAAATGGGATTGA